The proteins below come from a single Aegilops tauschii subsp. strangulata cultivar AL8/78 chromosome 6, Aet v6.0, whole genome shotgun sequence genomic window:
- the LOC109758587 gene encoding BTB/POZ domain-containing protein At1g67900 translates to MKFMKLGTRPDTFYSSSDSERSVYTEVATDLQILVGKCLYHLHKFPLLSKCLLLQALCAESGCGGDGDVIELAGFPGGAEAFEVCAKFCYGITITVSARNLVPLRCAAAHLGMSEAADRGNLVAKLDSFLASCLLRRWKDALAVLHSTRHNVPLCEELGLTSRCVDAVADLIANPAAAVLPAKSTSASPWWAHDVAELGVDMFWRIMVAVKSTGAVNEKTIGDALKTYARRWLPNVAKDGLAAEQPFDDAVGASVKQITTRHRLLLEKIVSLLPVDKDAVSCAFLLKLLKAANILSASPASKAELVRRVAWQLEEASVSDLLIPSVSCMSDMLYDVDAVAAILHEFALRHAAATAPARSPDDNSPARSDGHRRSRSDESVGFDGARRSSSAAPVSQYALARVGRLVDAFLMEVAKDPHLPVEKLLAIAEAVPDSARPEHDGLYKVVDSYLKVHPEMSKSARKRLCRVLNCRRLSEKACSHAAQNELLPLRVVVQVLFFEHARAAALSGAPVAGELPSNIKALLSKSGSEEDDADRVDEQRLRALASGASPGDDWSVEGLRRAASKIATLRMKMEEDDEDDEEFVRKAGLSRSASLRFRAFCAMPAGNPKRMLSKLWPLGRSVSADRH, encoded by the exons ATGAAGTTTATGAAACTTGGCACCAGGCCCGACACCTTCTACTCCTCCTCCGACTCCGAGAG GTCCGTGTACACGGAGGTGGCCACTGACCTGCAGATCCTGGTGGGCAAATGCCTCTACCATCTCCACAAG TTTCCTCTGCTCTCCAAATGCCTGCTTCTGCAAGCGCTCTGtgccgagtccggctgcggcggcgacggcgacgtcaTCGAGCTGGCGGGCTTCCCGGGCGGCGCCGAGGCGTTCGAGGTCTGCGCCAAGTTCTGCTACGGCATCACAATCACCGTCAGCGCGCGCAACCTCGTCCCGCTCCGCTGCGCCGCCGCTCACCTCGGCATGTCCGAGGCCGCCGACCGCGGCAACCTCGTGGCCAAGCTCGACTCCTTCCTCGCCTCTTGCCTCCTCCGCCGGTGGAAGGATGCGCTCGCCGTGCTCCACTCCACGCGCCACAACGTGCCGCTGTGCGAGGAGCTCGGCCTCACCTCCCGCTGCGTGGACGCCGTCGCCGACCTCATCGCCAACCCTGCCGCCGCCGTTCTCCCCGCCAAGTCCACGTCCGCGTCGCCCTGGTGGGCGCACGACGTCGCGGAGCTTGGCGTTGATATGTTCTGGCGTATCATGGTGGCCGTAAAATCGACGGGCGCCGTCAACGAGAAGACGATCGGCGATGCGCTCAAGACTTACGCGCGCCGGTGGCTGCCCAACGTTGCCAAGGACGGGCTCGCCGCGGAGCAGCCGTTCGACGACGCCGTCGGCGCCAGCGTGAAGCAGATCACCACGAGGCACCGCCTCCTCCTGGAGAAGATCGTGAGCCTTCTCCCGGTGGACAAGGACGCCGTCTCCTGCGCCTTCCTCCTCAAGCTCCTCAAGGCGGCCAACATCCTGAGCGCGTCCCCCGCGTCCAAGGCAGAGCTGGTGAGGAGGGTGGCATGGCAGCTCGAGGAGGCCAGCGTTAGCGACCTGCTCATCCCGTCAGTGTCCTGCATGAGTGACATGCTGTACGACGTGGACGCCGTGGCGGCCATCCTCCACGAGTTCGCGCTGCGGCACGCGGCGGCCACCGCGCCGGCGAGGAGCCCCGACGACAACAGCCCGGCACGGTCGGACGGGCACCGGCGGTCGAGGTCCGACGAGAGCGTGGGGTTCGACGGCGCGCGGCGGTCGTCGTCGGCCGCGCCGGTGTCGCAGTACGCGTTGGCGAGGGTGGGCAGGCTCGTGGACGCGTTCCTGATGGAGGTGGCCAAGGATCCCCACCTGCCCGTGGAGAAGCTGCTCGCGATTGCCGAGGCCGTGCCTGACAGCGCTCGCCCGGAGCACGACGGGCTCTACAAAGTCGTCGACTCGTACCTCAAG GTGCATCCGGAGATGAGCAAGAGCGCAAGAAAGCGGCTGTGCCGGGTGCTCAACTGCCGGAGGCTGTCGGAGAAGGCGTGCTCGCACGCGGCGCAGAACGAGCTCCTCCCGCTCCGCGTCGTGGTGCAGGTGCTCTTCTTCGAGCacgcgcgggcggcggcgctgtcGGGCGCGCCCGTCGCCGGCGAGCTGCCTAGCAACATCAAGGCGCTGCTGTCCAAGTCCGGGTCGGAGGAGGACGACGCCGACCGGGTGGACGAGCAGCGGCTGCGCGCCCTGGCGTCCGGCGCGTCACCGGGGGACGACTGGAGCGTGGAGGGGCTCCGGCGCGCGGCGTCCAAGATCGCCACGCTGCGCATGAAGATGGAGGAGGAcgatgaggacgacgaggagTTCGTGCGCAAGGCCGGGCTGTCGCGCAGCGCGTCGCTGCGGTTCAGGGCCTTCTGCGCTATGCCGGCGGGGAACCCGAAGCGGATGCTCAGCAAGCTGTGGCCGCTGGGAAGAAGCGTCTCCGCCGACCGGCATTAG